The following proteins come from a genomic window of Mycolicibacterium rufum:
- a CDS encoding taurine ABC transporter substrate-binding protein — translation MKRKNLIVALLAAVLALAGCSVDNSGQQPDKPTIRIGYQSFPSGDLIVKNNKWLEEALPDWNIKWTKFDSGADVNTAFIAKELDFGALGSSPVARGLSAPLNIPYKVAFVLDVAGDNEALVARNGSGIDTIAQLRGKRIGTPFASTAHYSLLAALNQNGLSPNDVQLVDLQPQAILAAWERGDIDAAYTWLPTLDQLRTGGKDLITSRQLAKDGKPTLDLGAVADDFAAQHPDVVDIWRQQEARALQLIQSDPKAAATAIAAEIGLTPDEVAGQLRQGVYLTPEQVASPEWLGSEGKPGNIAVNLQSASQFLAEQKQIPAAAPLQTFQDAIYTKGLPGVLAQ, via the coding sequence ATGAAGCGCAAGAACCTCATCGTCGCGCTGCTGGCGGCCGTGCTGGCGCTGGCCGGGTGCTCGGTCGACAACAGTGGTCAGCAGCCCGACAAGCCGACGATCCGCATCGGGTACCAGAGCTTCCCCAGCGGGGACCTGATCGTCAAGAACAACAAGTGGCTCGAAGAGGCGCTGCCGGACTGGAACATCAAGTGGACGAAGTTCGACTCCGGCGCCGACGTCAACACCGCGTTCATCGCCAAGGAACTCGACTTCGGCGCGCTCGGGTCCAGCCCGGTGGCGCGGGGACTGTCGGCGCCGTTGAACATCCCCTACAAGGTGGCCTTCGTGCTCGACGTCGCGGGCGACAACGAGGCACTGGTGGCGCGCAACGGCAGCGGCATCGACACCATCGCGCAGCTGCGGGGCAAGCGCATCGGCACCCCGTTCGCGTCGACCGCGCACTACAGCCTGCTCGCCGCGCTGAACCAGAACGGGTTGTCGCCCAACGATGTTCAATTGGTCGACCTGCAGCCGCAGGCGATCCTCGCGGCGTGGGAGCGCGGTGACATCGATGCCGCCTACACGTGGCTGCCGACGCTGGACCAGCTGCGCACCGGCGGCAAGGACCTGATCACCAGCCGGCAGCTGGCCAAGGACGGCAAGCCCACGCTCGACCTCGGTGCGGTCGCCGACGACTTCGCCGCCCAGCACCCCGACGTGGTCGACATCTGGCGCCAGCAGGAGGCCCGCGCGCTGCAGCTCATCCAGAGCGATCCGAAGGCCGCCGCCACCGCGATCGCCGCCGAGATCGGGCTGACCCCCGACGAGGTGGCCGGCCAGCTCAGGCAGGGCGTCTACCTGACCCCCGAGCAGGTGGCGTCGCCGGAATGGCTTGGCTCCGAGGGCAAACCGGGCAACATCGCGGTCAACCTGCAGAGCGCGTCGCAGTTCCTCGCCGAGCAGAAGCAGATTCCGGCCGCGGCGCCGCTGCAGACGTTCCAGGACGCGATCTACACCAAGGGCCTGCCGGGTGTCCTCGCGCAGTGA
- a CDS encoding Re/Si-specific NAD(P)(+) transhydrogenase subunit alpha, producing MIIGIPSESLPGETRVAATPQTVTQLIKLGYQVVVESGAGAAASFADPAYTEAGAEIGDPWTGDVVLKVNAPNDYEIALLRDGATLISLISPALKPELLEKLSGRKVSVLAMDAVPRISRAQSLDVLSSMANIAGYRAVVEAAHSFGRFFTGQVTAAGKVPPAKVLVVGAGVAGLAAIGAAGSLGAIVRATDPRPEVADQVKSLGGEYLAVDPAAAEVSATGYAQEMGEDYKAREAQLYAEQAKDVDIIITTALIPGKPAPRIITADMVASMKPGSVIVDMAAANGGNVEGTVKDRAVVTDNGVTIIGYTDLAGRLPSTASQLYGTNLVNLLKLVTPEKDGQLTLDWDDVVQRSVTVVRDGEITWPPPPVQVSAAPAAAAAAAPVAQKPVKQPMSTGRRLGTAFAAAAVLFALIALSPAALQVHLTVFALAIVIGYYVIGNVHHALHTPLMSVTNAISGIIVVGALLQIGHGNPVITAVAGLAILLASINVFGGFAVTRRMLAMFSRS from the coding sequence ATGATCATCGGGATACCGAGTGAGTCCCTGCCCGGAGAGACCCGCGTCGCGGCGACGCCGCAGACGGTCACCCAGCTGATCAAGCTGGGCTACCAGGTCGTCGTCGAGTCCGGGGCGGGCGCGGCGGCCAGCTTCGCCGACCCCGCGTACACCGAGGCCGGCGCGGAGATCGGGGACCCCTGGACCGGCGACGTGGTGCTCAAGGTCAACGCGCCGAACGACTATGAGATCGCCCTGCTGCGCGACGGCGCAACCCTGATCAGCCTGATCTCCCCGGCGCTCAAGCCCGAACTGCTCGAGAAGCTGTCCGGCCGGAAGGTCTCCGTGCTCGCGATGGACGCGGTACCCCGGATCTCGCGGGCGCAGTCGCTCGACGTGCTGTCGTCGATGGCCAACATCGCGGGATACCGCGCCGTGGTCGAGGCCGCGCACTCCTTCGGCCGGTTCTTCACCGGCCAGGTGACCGCCGCGGGCAAGGTGCCACCGGCCAAGGTGCTGGTCGTCGGCGCCGGCGTGGCCGGTCTGGCCGCGATCGGCGCGGCGGGCAGCCTGGGCGCCATCGTGCGGGCCACCGATCCCCGCCCCGAGGTGGCCGACCAGGTGAAGTCCCTCGGCGGTGAGTACCTGGCGGTCGACCCGGCCGCCGCCGAGGTGTCGGCCACGGGCTACGCCCAGGAGATGGGCGAGGACTACAAGGCCCGCGAGGCCCAGCTCTACGCCGAGCAGGCCAAGGACGTCGACATCATCATCACCACCGCGCTGATCCCCGGGAAGCCGGCGCCGCGCATCATCACCGCCGACATGGTGGCCTCGATGAAGCCGGGCAGCGTCATCGTCGACATGGCCGCCGCCAACGGCGGCAACGTGGAGGGCACCGTCAAGGACCGGGCCGTCGTCACCGACAACGGCGTCACGATCATCGGCTACACCGACCTGGCCGGCCGGCTCCCGTCGACCGCCTCGCAGCTCTACGGCACCAACCTGGTGAACCTGCTCAAGCTGGTGACCCCGGAGAAGGACGGTCAGCTCACCCTGGACTGGGACGACGTCGTCCAGCGGTCGGTGACCGTGGTCCGCGACGGCGAGATCACCTGGCCGCCACCGCCCGTGCAGGTCTCCGCCGCACCCGCGGCGGCGGCCGCCGCGGCACCGGTCGCGCAGAAGCCCGTCAAGCAACCGATGTCGACGGGGCGACGGCTCGGCACGGCGTTCGCCGCCGCCGCCGTGCTGTTCGCGCTCATCGCGCTGTCCCCCGCCGCGCTGCAGGTGCACCTGACGGTGTTCGCGCTGGCGATCGTGATCGGCTACTACGTGATCGGCAACGTGCACCACGCGCTGCACACCCCGCTGATGTCGGTGACGAACGCGATCTCGGGGATCATCGTCGTCGGCGCCCTGCTGCAGATCGGGCACGGCAATCCTGTCATCACCGCGGTGGCCGGCCTGGCGATCCTGCTGGCCAGCATCAACGTCTTCGGCGGCTTCGCGGTGACCCGCCGCATGCTGGCCATGTTCTCGAGGAGCTAG
- a CDS encoding ABC transporter ATP-binding protein, whose product MSSRSDAAIRIASVSHRYGTGRDEVTALGPVDLTVEPGSFLVLVGASGCGKSTLLRLLAGFEAPSQGSVEIAGAAPTPGVTAGVVFQQPRLFPWRTVGGNVELALKYAKVPRERRAQRRDELLDRVGLTGTAHRRIWEISGGQQQRVAIARALAAETPLFLLDEPFAALDALTRERLQEDVRQVSAESGRTTVFVTHSADEAAFLGSRIVVLTRRPGQVALDISVDLPRTGVDPDELRRSPEYGQLRAEVGRAVKAAAA is encoded by the coding sequence GTGTCCTCGCGCAGTGACGCCGCCATCCGGATCGCCTCGGTCTCGCACCGCTACGGCACCGGGCGCGACGAGGTCACCGCGCTGGGGCCCGTCGACCTGACCGTCGAGCCGGGATCCTTCCTGGTGCTCGTCGGCGCGTCGGGGTGCGGCAAGAGCACGCTGCTGCGGCTGCTCGCCGGCTTCGAGGCCCCCAGTCAGGGATCGGTGGAAATCGCCGGCGCCGCACCGACTCCCGGCGTGACGGCGGGGGTGGTGTTCCAGCAGCCGCGGCTGTTCCCGTGGCGGACCGTCGGCGGGAACGTCGAGCTGGCGCTGAAGTACGCGAAGGTGCCGCGGGAGCGACGGGCCCAACGCCGCGACGAGCTGCTGGACCGGGTCGGGTTGACGGGCACGGCGCACCGGCGCATCTGGGAGATCAGCGGTGGCCAGCAGCAGCGCGTCGCGATCGCGCGGGCGCTGGCCGCCGAGACCCCGCTGTTCCTGCTCGACGAGCCGTTCGCCGCGCTCGACGCGCTGACCCGGGAGCGTCTGCAGGAGGACGTCCGCCAGGTCAGCGCGGAATCGGGGCGCACCACGGTGTTCGTCACGCACAGTGCCGACGAGGCCGCGTTCCTCGGCTCGCGCATCGTCGTGCTGACCCGCCGCCCCGGGCAGGTCGCGCTCGACATCTCGGTGGATCTGCCGCGCACCGGCGTCGACCCCGACGAACTGCGCCGCTCACCCGAGTACGGACAGTTGCGGGCCGAGGTCGGCCGGGCGGTGAAGGCCGCCGCCGCTTGA
- a CDS encoding ABC transporter permease, giving the protein MSVFVDIAPEDAATAAPGPDARSAGGRWRRRLTGAALPLLSVLVFGAVWQAAAASGIWNQTFVPYPATVWRAFLDVSTTHDGVRGYAGYLLWEHLYMTLRRVLAGVVIGVAVGVTLGLLMGSVGWLRSVLEPWLTFLRALPPLAYFFLLVIWLGIDEAPKVTLLALAALPPAAVATTAAVVAAPVGLQEAARALGATRRQVIRDVVVPSALPETFTGIRLAVGMAYSSVVAAELFNGIPGIGGLVKDASNYNNTPVVLVGIFAIGVSGLVIDGLLRSVERRAVPWRGKI; this is encoded by the coding sequence GTGTCCGTTTTCGTCGACATCGCGCCCGAGGACGCCGCCACCGCGGCGCCCGGCCCTGATGCACGCTCGGCCGGCGGGCGGTGGCGGCGCCGGCTGACCGGCGCCGCCCTGCCGCTGCTGTCGGTCCTCGTGTTCGGCGCCGTGTGGCAGGCGGCCGCGGCCAGCGGGATCTGGAATCAGACGTTCGTCCCGTACCCGGCCACGGTGTGGCGGGCCTTCCTCGACGTCTCCACCACCCATGACGGGGTCCGCGGCTACGCCGGCTACCTGCTGTGGGAGCACCTGTACATGACGCTGCGCCGGGTGCTGGCCGGGGTCGTGATCGGCGTGGCCGTCGGGGTGACACTCGGGCTGCTGATGGGTTCGGTCGGCTGGCTGCGCAGCGTGCTGGAGCCGTGGCTGACGTTCCTGCGGGCGCTGCCGCCGCTGGCCTACTTCTTCCTGCTGGTGATCTGGCTGGGTATCGACGAGGCCCCCAAGGTCACACTGCTGGCGCTGGCCGCGCTGCCGCCCGCCGCGGTCGCGACCACCGCCGCGGTGGTCGCCGCGCCCGTCGGCCTGCAGGAGGCGGCGCGCGCCCTCGGGGCGACGCGGCGTCAGGTCATCCGCGATGTCGTCGTGCCGTCGGCGCTGCCGGAGACGTTCACCGGGATCCGGCTGGCCGTCGGCATGGCCTATTCGTCGGTGGTGGCCGCCGAACTGTTCAACGGCATCCCCGGCATCGGCGGTCTGGTCAAGGACGCGAGCAACTACAACAACACCCCCGTCGTGCTGGTCGGCATCTTCGCCATCGGCGTCTCGGGTCTGGTGATCGACGGCCTGTTGCGGTCGGTCGAACGCCGGGCCGTCCCCTGGAGAGGAAAGATATGA